In Aspergillus fumigatus Af293 chromosome 2, whole genome shotgun sequence, a genomic segment contains:
- a CDS encoding putative xylosidase/glycosyl hydrolase — MGAALGSNFNQPVLWEDLADLDIFRVDDTFYYSASTMHYSPGAPILQSYDLVNWEFVGHSVPTLDWGSIYNLDGGQAYVKGIWASTLRYRKSNGLWYWIGCIQFRTTYIYTAPSVTGPWTKSGVINTCLYDCSLLIDDDDTMYVAYGATTISVAQLSSNGLSQVKTQEVFKSTIGPIEGSRFYKINGEYYIFTTLPANAEYVLKASSPWGPYTEKLLLKDIATPIAGGGVPHQGGIVDTPAGDWYYMAFVDSYPGGRVPVLAPITWGSDGFPVITTVNGGWGAQYPYPLTPRPLSSPTGKDTFQGTTLGPQWEWNHNPDPTYYSVNNGLTLKTATVTTDLYAARNTLTHRILGPDSTATIELTISNMKPGDRSGIAMLRDSSAYVAVINNNGAFRVSMVAGLTMDANWNTLSTGSEVAGVNLSGSPSKIWLRAYANIQPGSGRTASFYYSTDGSSFHSIGAPYTLNNTWQFFMGYRYGIFNYATVSLGGSVLVSSFEMERGAPSSGATTTAS, encoded by the exons ATGGGCGCCGCCTTAGGCTCGAATTTCAATCAGCCGGTCTTGTGGGAGGACCTGGCTGATCTCGACATTTTCCGAGTGGATGACACTTTCTACTATTCCGCATCAACGATGCATTACTCCCCCGGTGCTCCTATTCTGCAGTCGTACGATCTAGTCAACTGGGAATTCGTTGGACATTCTGTGCCAACTTTGGACTGGGGCTCGATCTACAACCTTGATGGGGGCCAGGCCTACGTCAAAGGGATCTGGGCTTCGACTCTTAGATATCGCAAGAGCAACGGCTTGTGGTACTGGATCGGATGCATCCAATTTCGCACTACATATATCTACACGGCTCCTTCGGTGACAGGCCCGTGGACTAAGAGTGGAGTTATCAACACCTGCCTCTACGATTGCAGCTTGctcatcgatgatgacgatacCATGTATGTGGCGTATGGTGCCACTACCATCTCCGTCGCCCAGCTCTCTTCCAACGGGCTCAGCCAGGTCAAAACGCAAGAAGTGTTCAAATCCACTATCGGTCCCATTGAGGGCTCGCGCTTCTATAAAATCAATGGCGAATACTACATTTTCACCACGCTCCCCGCCAACGCCGAATATGTCCTCAAGGCCAGCAGCCCGTGGGGCCCGTATACAGAGAAATTACTCCTGAAGGACATCGCAACTCCGATCGCCGGCGGTGGTGTACCCCATCAG GGTGGCATTGTCGATACCCCCGCAGGAGACTGGTATTACATGGCCTTTGTGGACAGCTACCCAGGGGGTAGAGTTCCAGTCCTCGCTCCGATTACTTGGGGCTCTGATGGGTTCCCGGTAATCACGACAGTGAACGGGGGCTGGGGAGCCCAGTACCCATATCCTTTGACCCCGCGTCCCCTGTCCTCCCCTACAGGGAAAGACACCTTCCAGGGCACCACGTTGGGCCCTCAATGGGAATGGAACCACAACCCAGACCCTACCTACTACAGCGTAAACAACGGCCTGACCCTAAAGACCGCCACCGTGACCACCGACCTCTACGCAGCCCGAAACACCCTCACGCACCGGATCCTAGGCCCAGACTCAACTGCAACAATCGAACTGACAATCAGCAACATGAAACCCGGAGACCGGAGCGGCATCGCCATGCTCCGCGACTCTTCCGCGTACGTCGCcgtcatcaacaacaacgGCGCCTTCCGCGTAAGCATGGTCGCCGGACTGACAATGGACGCCAACTGGAACACCCTCTCAACGGGCTCCGAGGTCGCTGGTGTCAATCTCTCCGGAAGCCCTTCCAAGATCTGGCTGCGCGCGTACGCGAACATCCAGCCCGGCAGCGGCAGGACAGCGTCGTTCTACTACAGCACGGATGGCTCCAGCTTCCATTCCATTGGGGCTCCGTATACACTGAACAATACCTGGCAGTTCTTCATGGGTTATCGGTACGGCATTTTCAACTATGCTACTGTCTCGCTGGGTGGAAGTGTGCTGGTTAGCTCTTTTGAGATGGAACGCGGTGCGCCGTCTTCTGGCGCGACCACTACAGCCTCGTAG